From a single Budorcas taxicolor isolate Tak-1 chromosome X, Takin1.1, whole genome shotgun sequence genomic region:
- the TCEAL1 gene encoding transcription elongation factor A protein-like 1, with protein MEKAGKEPEEQPHSSPKAGEGRPSVEPSPEKSSPEEQSSEEVSSEEEFFPDELLPELLPEMLESEERPPQERLSRKDLFEARPPMEQPPCGVGKHKLEEGSFKERLARSRPQFRGDIHGRNLSNEEMIKVAEEMEEMKRVRNKLMIMHWKARRNRPYPI; from the coding sequence ATGGAAAAAGCCGGCAAAGAGCCCGAGGAGCAGCCACACAGCTCGCCCAAGGCGGGTGAGGGGCGGCCTTCTGTGGAGCCGTCTCCCGAAAAGTCGTCTCCGGAGGAGCAGTCTTCGGAGGAGGTGTCCTCGGAGGAggagttctttcccgacgaactcCTTCCTGAGCTGCTTCCCGAGATGCTCGAGTCCGAGGAGCGCCCTCCCCAGGAGCGCCTGTCGAGGAAGGACCTTTTTGAGGCGCGCCCGCCCATGGAGCAGCCTCCTTGCGGAGTGGGCAAGCACAAACTAGAAGAGGGAAGCTTCAAGGAAAGGCTGGCCCGCTCCCGCCCGCAGTTTAGAGGGGACATACACGGCAGAAATTTAAGCAACGAGGAGATGATAAAGGTAGcagaggagatggaagagatgaagCGAGTACGGAACAAACTGATGATCATGCATTGGAAGGCCAGGCGGAACCGTCCTTATCCTATTTAA